AATGAATTCAGGAAATATGCAAATTGAAAGTAATAACTTAAAAGTTATTTCAGATCAGTTAAATCATGAATGCCTTATGAACAAAAAGTATAGCTTATATAGCAGCTATTGCACAGATCCTCAACTAAAAAACCTATGTACTCAAGCAGCTATGACTCATAAACAAAATTTTAACGAATTAAAAACTTATTTAGATTCACATCAATAATTAATATAGGAGGGAATTTTAATGCATAATTCACCTAATTTAAGTGAAAAAGATTTAATGCAGGACTTATTAACTACTGAAAAACAAATAGTTTCAGCATATAGTACAGGAATTACAGAATCATCCTGTCAAAATTTAAGATCAGTATTAGTGAATAACTTTAAGAAAGCAGAAGATACTCAATATAAAGTATTTGATGCTATGAAGCAAAGAGGATGGTATGAAACAAAAGATGCTCCTACAAATGAGGTACAGCAAATAAAAGATAAGTCAATGCAAATGTCTCAAGAACTTAAATAATTAATAAAGGGACTGTTGATAGTGATGTAAAAAGTCGCTAATGCCACAGTCCCTTTCTAAAATTAGTTAGGATAAGACATTATTAATTTAGCTTTTCCTAATGCAGAACATTTCTCTTTTGGCATAAGAATAAAAGACATACCTTTTGTTACTAAAACATTTTCTATAATCAATTCACCATCTATAACTGTATAACATGCAAAAACATCATTTTTATTGTGGATAATGTGGATAATATTATTATTTAATGTGGTTAATTGTAATGAATAATATTTCTCTTTTATTATTTTATTTTCTTTAAAAGAAATAGGTTTAGATTTAAGTTTAGGTTTCAATACTTCTAGGGCTTTAGATAAATGGAGTTCTCTTTTTTTACCTTCTTTTGTAATCCTATTGTAATCATAGAAACGATAAGTTATATCAGTAGCCTGTTGAATTTCATATACTAAAGATCCAGAGGTTAAAGCATGAAGAGTACCAGGTTTTACATTAACATAATCCATTTTTTTAACAGGTAGATAATTCAATATATCTTCCCACTTATTTTCTTTAATATTCTTTTTAATAGTTTCTATAGAATTAATAGCACATCCAAGTATTATCTTTTGCTTCTCTAAAGTATCTAAAAAAACCCAAGATTCTTCTTTACCAAAAGGAGAAATTTTATTTTTAATAGCATACTCATCATCAGGATGTACCTGTAAACTTAAATCTTCATGAGCATCTATAAAAGATATAATAAGGGGGAATTTGTCAAACTTTGAATAACCAAATTTATTTTTATTAGAATTCCATACATTTAAAAGGGTTTGCCCTTTAAAATTACCATTTAGAATTTCATTAGAATTATTTTTTTCACAGGATACAGAATATATTAGTCCTATTTTAGATATAGCTTTATTTCCACCATAGTCTAATAATTTTTTTCCACCCCATATTTTG
This window of the Clostridium cochlearium genome carries:
- a CDS encoding spore coat protein yields the protein MHNSPNLSEKDLMQDLLTTEKQIVSAYSTGITESSCQNLRSVLVNNFKKAEDTQYKVFDAMKQRGWYETKDAPTNEVQQIKDKSMQMSQELK
- a CDS encoding type I phosphomannose isomerase catalytic subunit, with translation MYILKPITINKIWGGKKLLDYGGNKAISKIGLIYSVSCEKNNSNEILNGNFKGQTLLNVWNSNKNKFGYSKFDKFPLIISFIDAHEDLSLQVHPDDEYAIKNKISPFGKEESWVFLDTLEKQKIILGCAINSIETIKKNIKENKWEDILNYLPVKKMDYVNVKPGTLHALTSGSLVYEIQQATDITYRFYDYNRITKEGKKRELHLSKALEVLKPKLKSKPISFKENKIIKEKYYSLQLTTLNNNIIHIIHNKNDVFACYTVIDGELIIENVLVTKGMSFILMPKEKCSALGKAKLIMSYPN